Below is a window of Calditrichota bacterium DNA.
CGGCAAACTGCGGATCAACTTGGAAATTGAATTCATGCGGACCGGCCGTGGTCATTTCAATCGGCGCAGTCAGCCACGTGTAAATGGTATCTTGCGGAGTGTTGGTCATGACTGAATCATAAACCAATTCTCCGTCCATGTACAGGCGGGCAATGAACTCCGGATAAACGGCAATTGCACCGGGACACGTCGCCCACGACACGCGCGCTCGAATCGAATCTCCGGTTTCGATGCGCGTTGGGACCGTGTTTCCGTCGGCTCCGCGAATCTCCAATCCGCCCGCAATCATGTCCACCGTTCCTTCGTCGACCGAAATGATTACGTCGTCGAGGAATCCGCCCTTGTCGGCGATTTGATCATTGTCCGACCGGAACCACCAGTACACATAAACGGCGGGACGACCAATGGCCGAAACACTGTCGCGAGTTGCGACGTTGCGGTACAGATCCGCCAGGTCCATCGTGAACGTATGCCAACCTTGAGTCGGGTTATTCAAGACCGTGTCCACCCAAATGTGAGTGGTTGCCAAAGCCGACACAGAGTCCGCGCCCCAGCAAATCGTGTCGCCAAGATCCATATTGTTTAAGAAGTACATGCTGAATTGCACGCGCCCATACTGCACGTTGGTCAGATTCAGCGGACCATAAGTCGTATAGATGCTGCGACCGGCCGGATAATTGTCAAAATCCGGGTCGAAGGTTCCCGGTCCGCCAATCACCCACAAGGCCTGATCGTCGTCGTTGCCGCAAAGAGTTTGAATACGGACGCTATAAATACGGTTTTGAATTCCCCAAGTGGGTTGATTCACAGGCGGATTGACTCGCCAGCAGCGGCCCGTTCCTGTGGGAAGGCACCACGGCCAAGCCATTCTCGTCGAGTCAAAGCACTCGATGCGCAAGTGGTTCCAGCAGGCTTCCGCCGTCGTGCTTTTCGTCGCCCTGCCGAACGGCAGCGACAAAAGCGCCGTCACCGCAAGAACGGCGATAATCTCGAGTCTGAATAAAGATGTTAGTAGTTTCATGGGTCCTTTCCCCTCCAAAGAAAAGGCAGAACGCCGCCAGCCGTCACTACGGCTGGCGGCGTTCCTAAAGTTGAGGTTGCGTGATCAAAGAAGTGGTGCTAACAAGCTCAGACTTTCCGCGGGCAACACATCCACCGCGGAAATTCCTCGCGGGAAGGACTTACTTCATCAACACAATCTTGCGCGTGCTGTTGAAGTTTTGCTGCGCGCCCTGAGCATCCAAACGGTAGAAGTAAACGCCGCTGGACAAATTGCTCGCGTCCCAACTGACAGTATGCGTACCCGCTTCAAACGAGCCTTCAGCCAAAGTCGCGACTTCGCGGCCCAGCAGATCGTATACGGACAGCTTGACATTCGAACGTACCGGCAAGGCGAACGGAATCGTCGTCTCGGGGTTGAACGGATTCGGATAATTTTGCATCAGGCTGAATTCCGTGGGCATCACTGCCGGAGCTTCGGGAGTCGCGGTGATTCCATAGAGCCAGTTCAAGCAAGATTCCAAGAACGACGCGCGGGTCGCAGTCGAAGATACCGCTTCCAAACCGAAAGCAAGATAAATGGCCTTGTAGGTTCCGCTGTTCACGGACAATCCGGCGCCCTGTGTGCTGTCGTTATAAAGCTGATCATAATTCATGATCATCGTCGCTTCACTGCTGCGCAGCTCGATCGAAGACTGGCGGTTTTGGTTGTTGGCGCCTTCGCCTCCGACGATGGAGACCGCCGCGCCGTCAGCCCACGTGCCGCTGATACCGGAAACCGAGGTTCCGATCGGGAAAGGACGAATGTAACGCGCGTGCAGATAGTCCGTGAAGAGCTGGTCGTTGCGCATGTCAAAGCCGATACCTTGTCCGGTCAGCAGCAGTTTGCCGCCCGCATCCAAGTAGTCTTGAATGTTGATTTGGTCAATCGGCGTCAGCGTTTCTTGGAACAGGTCGCCCGTGAACCACACGAGAATATCTACGCCGTCAAACAGCGAATAGTCGACGTCGTCGAGGCTCGTATCCCACCAGCCCCATACGATGTTCATCTGCGTATCTATCGCGTCGAACGCTTGCTCGTAGTAGGTCTCGTAGGTATTACCGCCGTCGGCGTCAATCACCAAAACATCCAAACCGGCCATCAAACGCCAGTTGTAGCCCACTTCAATAAGCTCGTTGCCCGTGGATTGGACATTCAGACCAAAGCGGGCGTGTCCGGGATTGCCGTTCGGATTCGCGCGGATAATCAAGAACGTCGATTCGCCCGAAGCCAACGAAACGGAAATTTGATCCGGATTCGAGGTGCCGCCGCTTTCTTCGACGCTGTGCGCCCAGCCGGTCGGCCAGTCGCCAGTCAGCGATACGGTGTAAATGTCGTCCTGCAAACCCTCGTTTGACAACTGGATAATATAACCTTGCTCGCCGCCGGCAGGGCTGACCATCAACTGTGCCGGATTGTCATTCGTGGTCGAAAACGCATAGTCCTGAGAAACATGGCTCCATGCACCCTGCAAGATTTCTCTTGTGCTGTTGTTTTGAACGAAAACAACGACGGAAAGATTCGCGACATCCCACGAAGCATCGCGACCTAAGGTGATGCTAAAATCGTAGGGGCTTCCGGGAGAAGGAGTTATCGGCGTACCAGCGCTGAAATTTGGAGCAGCATCACAAAAGATGTCAGGAAAGTACGTTTCTCCATTTGAGCCGGGGGGAGAGGTGTAAGAGACCTCGTCTCGAATCAGAACAGCATACAAATTGGAATTGGACATCGACTCCTCTGCGGTGACCGTTCCACTAACTTGAACCGTAGTTGGAGTTAGCGTCAAGGCAACCAAGTCGTCAATGGTGCAAGGAGACGGCGTCGCGTAGCGCGTTCGGATTGTGTTTCGGAGCGTTGTTGTGCTCTGGCCGAAGTTAGTAACTCCATCCGCGAAGCCCTGAGGCACAGAGTTCACGCTATAATAGTTGCGCCTCTGGTTGCACTCCGTCACATTGTAGTGGTGAAACGCATCATTGTCAGGTACAGGCCACGAAACGTGCGTCTTAATCGATATCACCGTGTCACGACCCATGGCATTTAATACACTACGCTCTTGTGGATTCCACGATGCGCAAGGCGGGCAATTCCATTGCGTGAAGGCGTCAATAATAACGCACTGGCGTTGAGCTGCTATTCCCAGAGCAGGAACAATCAGAATCGTCGCAATCAGAACAATCTTCTTTGTGAATGACATAAGGCATCCATCCGTATATTTTAAACCACTTAGTATTATGCTCTCATTGGCAACAAGTGCACGAAGTGAAGAACAAGCCGAACCGCACTTCGGAATTCGCGCACGATGTACAATTGACCTCTTGATCGACATTGTTGCAGACATTCAGGCATACTCGGATCTTGTAGTACCTGTCGTTGTCACATGTCAACCAAATCGCCCCGCTTCCATAGTCTTGGCAGTTGTCTAGATCTCCTGCCGACAGTACCACTGTACCTGTTTCATCTAGAATCGTAATACACGCAGAACAAGCGTTGGTGAAATTTTCTATCTTATACTGCCATAAGTACTGTGCATTGCAAGGTACTTTGAGGTAGTACTCGGAGCACCCATCACAATCACTGTAGGTGCAAGTCGCGTCGGTGTATAGCTTGCAAAAACCTTGGGGGCATTGACCGCATTGCCCATACGCACAGGAAAGGAAAGCACCAAGCAAAACAACCGAAAAGAAAACAACAAGGCGTTTCATCGTAACCTCCTGAAATGTTTTTAGGACGGTAACTCAAAACAACGCATTACTTATCCCTAAATATAGTTGTTTCTTAGGCCAATTCAAGCACTTTATTGGCTTTCGCAAATGACGGACCGGACCTGATAACAAACTACACTTCCCTTTATTTGCCCCCTTCTTCTTTTCTAACAATTTGATAATATTGAACTAATAAATAATCATATGAGATGCTGAGGCGCACAGGCAACGCAGCTCCGCCATTGCAAAATAACAAAGAGAGGCGCAAAGGTGCAATCGGTGCATTCAGTTACATATAAGAAAGGCCCGGAAACGGGGGTTTCCGGGCCACTGAACCTCAGGCCTCTGTCACGATTTCAAAAGCCATGTCATCCCGTAAGTTAGTGCCCGCCCGACGCATTGGGGTCAAAGGTGAAGCCCGCGTCTTTCAGGACTTTGGAGACATCTTCTTGAATGCTGTCGAGCTTGTCTTGCGATTTGGCTTCGATGCGCAGGACCAAAGTCGGCTGCGTATTCGAGGCGCGCACGAGCGCCCAGTTGCCGTCGCCGAAATTCACACGCACCCCGTCGAGATCAATCGTTTCCAAACCGCGGGCTTTGAACGAGTGCTTCACTTTGTCGACCACGTCGAATTTCACTTCGTCGGGACAATCGACGCGAATTTCGGGCGTCGAATAGGTTTTCGGCAAATCGGAGAGTTCTTGTGCGAGTGAGTGCGGCAAGCGCGAGACGATTTCAAGCAAACGACCGGCTGAATAAATGCCGTCATCAAATCCAAAAAATCTATCGGCAAAGAAAAAGTGTCCGCTCATTTCACCCGCGAGCGCGGCCTTCTCGTCCCAGAGTTTGCTCTTTATCAGTGCGTGGCCCGTTTTCCACATGATGGGAGTGCCGCCGTGTTTTTTCACGTCCGCGAAGAAATTCTCGCTGCACTTCACGTCCGCGATGACTTTTGCGCCGGGCAGGTTTTTCAAAATGCTGCGCGCAAAAAGCGTCATCAGCATATCGCCCCAAATCACTTTGCCCGAGCCGTCGATGGCGCCGAGTCTGTCCGCGTCGCCGTCGAAACCGACGCCGAGTTCGAGCTTGTTGTCGGCAACAAGTTTCTTCAGCGCGACAAGATTCTTCTCGACCGTCGGGTCTGGATGGTGGTTGGGGAAACGGCCGTCGACTTCGGTGTAGATGTCAAAAACCTCCGCGCCGATTTCGCGGAAAATTTGCGGGCCACACATGCCGCCCACGCCGTTGCCGCTGTCCACGCCGACGCGCACTTTGCGCTCGAGTTTCAAGTTTGCGGTCAGCCATGCGATGTAGTCGGGTAGAATGTTGGACGACGACTGCTTGCCGTCGCTCTTTTCGTAATCTTTGCGTTCGCAGAGTCCGCGAATCTCCTGAATCATCGCGCCGTGAATCGACGTCTTGCCGTAGGCCATTTTGATGCCGTTGAATTCGGGCGGATTGTGCGAACCGGTGACTTGAATGCCGCCGTCGGTTTCGAGTTTCACGGCGGAATAGTAAAGCACCGGAGTCGGCACCTGACCGACGTCGATCAGCTCAAGTCCGGTTGTGAGCAGACCGGATTTCAGATCGTTGACGATGCGTTCGCTGGTCAGACGTCCGTCGCGGCCGACAGTGAATTTCTTCGCGCCTTTCCGGCGAATGAACGTGCCGATTCCGCGGCCCAGTTCGTAAACAACTTCAGGTGTCAGGTCGTCCGCGACGACGCCGCGAATATCATATTCGCGAAAAATGTTGGGATTAATCATGAGGGGTTCGAGAAAATATGAAATATGAAATCAGAAATAAAAGAGGGGCATGTTCCGCCGTTGTTGGTCTCCTGACCAGCAACGGCGCCATTGCGGGTGTAGACACCCACAACGGCGATTCTATCTAAACATGCAGCCAAACATCGTGCGGCAGATCCCACTTGATGATGCGCTTTTCGATGCCGGCGCCTAATCGCTTGGCGACGTTTTGCGAGGGAATATTTTCGGGGCTGATCAGAGAAATGACACGCTTGTAACAAAACCGTGATCTGGCGAAGTCGCGGCAGTGGCGCGCGGCTTCGGTGGCGTAGCCTTTGTGCCAGTGTTTGCGCATCAACAGATAGCCGACTTCAGCTTCGAACACGCCTTCGACTTCCTGCAAGAGTATTCCGCACTGACCTAAGAACTCGCCGGTCTCGAGTGATTCGAGAGCATAAAACGAATGCCCATCGCGCTCCATACGGGCGAGTGACCGCTCGATCCACTGTTGTGTTTCTTCGCGTGTGAACACGTTTGGATAGTGGCGCATGACTTCCGCGTCGCCGTGAAGGTCGCACATGACGTCCAGATAGTCGAGCGTCAACGGCGCAAAACGAATGCGTTCGGAAGGAGGCGGGACTATCATCTATGCGGATTCTGGTGTCTTACTCAAGAATGCGTTCAATTCTTCGGTCAAAACCTTCAACACTTCATCGCGGTTTTCGATTTTGCGCAAAGATCGTTTCTCAACGGAGTCGTCAGTTTTGCGAATCAGCAACGTGTTCTTGTCCAGCGAGAAGCTCTTAATGTTTGCCCATTTGTCCGAGAAAGAATAAATCGGCCGGATGCGAACCGTAAATCCTTCGGCCGTGCACTTCAGTTGCCGCACTGTCGGCAGCTTCGAATGAAAAAGACCGATGAAGAACAGCAGTGCGCCAACAAACATCAACACGGATCCCGGCTGAAACCATTCGCCCGGATGCAGCTTGTGATAGCCTTCCAACATAATCACGATGCCGGCAAGAACGTCAAACCACGCGATCTTTTTGTGGCTGTGCTCGTCCTTGGCCTTCAATTCGCGAACCAACGAGACGACCAGCAAGAGCCCTGCAATCAGGCCAAGCAAGTCTATCCACGAGTGCTCATGCCATCCCTCTTTGAGAGAGGCCACGCCCGCGATGATCAACACAAGTCCGGGAATCGAGTGATTGAACATCAGCGCGCGTTTGGCGCGCTTGGTCAAATGCAGTGGTAATGTGCGCGTGGTCACTTCGTTGTCACCTTACAGAGCTAACGTCCTTCGAGCAAGACTAACGAATCATTCTCAAGCGAGTTTGGCATCCAACGTGATTTCGGCGGAGCCCATCAGCAGACGCGAAATCGGGCAGCCGCCTTTCGTTTCCACTGCGATTTCGTGGAACGTCGTCGCATCCATACCGGGGACTTTCGCCGTGCAAACGATATGCGACTTGGTGACGGTCGGCGCACCGTTGACCATGTCGAGTGTGACGTGCGCAACAGCTTCGATGCTGTCCGCGACTTTGCCCGCCTTTTCAATGCCGCCCGAAAGCGCCATCGCGTAACAGCCTGCGTGCGCCGCCGCAATCAGCTCTTCAGGGTTCGTGCCTTTACCGTCTTCAAAGCGGTCGTGAAAAGAATAATTAATGTTCTTGAGGGTGCCGGACTCGGTCGTCATGTTGCCTTTGCCGGCCTTCAGAGTGCCGCTCCAAACGGCGGTCGCTTTACGAATAGACATGGAAGGTTCCTGAAAATAGTAAATTGAAAACAGTATTTCCGTGCGGAGAGATTAGCGCATCAGCGCGGTTCCCCGCCGGAATTAGAAGGTGTGCTGCCAGATTGTAGTACGAAAAATCAGTGCGCGCGGATTTCGGAAAGCGCGCGAAGCGTGTCGGGATCGCCGGGCATACCGACCAATGCGGTTTCAAGTTCGGCGATAGCTTCTGCTTTGCGGTCGAGATAGGCCAGAGTGAAACCCAATGCGCGGTGGCCAATTGCACAGTCGGGATAAAGCGTCAGACAGCGGCGAAGGCTTGTTTCGCTGTCTGGAAAACGGTACATGTATCGATAGACCACGCCTTCGTGATAGTGCGCCGACGGATCTTCGTCATCCAGCGCCAGAATTGTCTCGAGACTCATGAGCGCGAGATCGAATTGGTGCACGCCAATTGCCCGCTTCGCGTCCAAATACAAATCCCACTTTAGCAAGAACCGTCTGTAAGCCTGCGCGTGTTCATATTCGGGACGGTGCTCAAGCACCCATTGCATCGCGCCACGGCCCTCGTTCAAGTCGTAGCCGTTGTTCAAAATCGCTTCGACCTCGTCTTCCGAGCGCGCCGGAAGTTCGGGCGGCAGATGATAAAACCGCGTTAGGTGATCACGGACTTGGACGATGAAGAAGGAAGGCACGCTTTGTTCAGACATTGTGCCTCCGTCTCACGCAGTGTGTCCAAGTACAGTTGTTCATATTGCGGCAGTATCGTGTCGATGTGAAAAACTTCTTCGCATCTGCGGCGGCCGGCTTGTCCCATCTTGCGCCGCAGGTTTTCGTCTTTCACAAGTTGCAAAATGCTTGCCGCCAATCCATCCACGTCGCCAACTTGATGCAAAAACCCCGTTTTGCCCTTTGTCACAACTTCAGGTAAACCACCTACATCGTAGCCGACCACGGGCATCTCGCA
It encodes the following:
- a CDS encoding T9SS type A sorting domain-containing protein, translated to MKLLTSLFRLEIIAVLAVTALLSLPFGRATKSTTAEACWNHLRIECFDSTRMAWPWCLPTGTGRCWRVNPPVNQPTWGIQNRIYSVRIQTLCGNDDDQALWVIGGPGTFDPDFDNYPAGRSIYTTYGPLNLTNVQYGRVQFSMYFLNNMDLGDTICWGADSVSALATTHIWVDTVLNNPTQGWHTFTMDLADLYRNVATRDSVSAIGRPAVYVYWWFRSDNDQIADKGGFLDDVIISVDEGTVDMIAGGLEIRGADGNTVPTRIETGDSIRARVSWATCPGAIAVYPEFIARLYMDGELVYDSVMTNTPQDTIYTWLTAPIEMTTAGPHEFNFQVDPQFAVNESNENNNTLNTTFTVETPNAHPTFQWIAPGADTLHSTDGSVVLSWLLSDPDDEATCIIHIDTDTMGCIGPIVPRANNRGETEIPDTVHWSTVGITPGSVRWPFAEYSDPHFYACSYAPFPVVIDFLDTGEPVLIPVTFSMSQNYPNPFNPETQIDFSITKGGPTKLRVFDINGREVALLIDNELSPGPYQANFNAGINRPSGVYFYRLDAPEGSITKKMILLK
- a CDS encoding T9SS type A sorting domain-containing protein; this translates as MSFTKKIVLIATILIVPALGIAAQRQCVIIDAFTQWNCPPCASWNPQERSVLNAMGRDTVISIKTHVSWPVPDNDAFHHYNVTECNQRRNYYSVNSVPQGFADGVTNFGQSTTTLRNTIRTRYATPSPCTIDDLVALTLTPTTVQVSGTVTAEESMSNSNLYAVLIRDEVSYTSPPGSNGETYFPDIFCDAAPNFSAGTPITPSPGSPYDFSITLGRDASWDVANLSVVVFVQNNSTREILQGAWSHVSQDYAFSTTNDNPAQLMVSPAGGEQGYIIQLSNEGLQDDIYTVSLTGDWPTGWAHSVEESGGTSNPDQISVSLASGESTFLIIRANPNGNPGHARFGLNVQSTGNELIEVGYNWRLMAGLDVLVIDADGGNTYETYYEQAFDAIDTQMNIVWGWWDTSLDDVDYSLFDGVDILVWFTGDLFQETLTPIDQINIQDYLDAGGKLLLTGQGIGFDMRNDQLFTDYLHARYIRPFPIGTSVSGISGTWADGAAVSIVGGEGANNQNRQSSIELRSSEATMIMNYDQLYNDSTQGAGLSVNSGTYKAIYLAFGLEAVSSTATRASFLESCLNWLYGITATPEAPAVMPTEFSLMQNYPNPFNPETTIPFALPVRSNVKLSVYDLLGREVATLAEGSFEAGTHTVSWDASNLSSGVYFYRLDAQGAQQNFNSTRKIVLMK
- a CDS encoding phosphomannomutase/phosphoglucomutase, which encodes MINPNIFREYDIRGVVADDLTPEVVYELGRGIGTFIRRKGAKKFTVGRDGRLTSERIVNDLKSGLLTTGLELIDVGQVPTPVLYYSAVKLETDGGIQVTGSHNPPEFNGIKMAYGKTSIHGAMIQEIRGLCERKDYEKSDGKQSSSNILPDYIAWLTANLKLERKVRVGVDSGNGVGGMCGPQIFREIGAEVFDIYTEVDGRFPNHHPDPTVEKNLVALKKLVADNKLELGVGFDGDADRLGAIDGSGKVIWGDMLMTLFARSILKNLPGAKVIADVKCSENFFADVKKHGGTPIMWKTGHALIKSKLWDEKAALAGEMSGHFFFADRFFGFDDGIYSAGRLLEIVSRLPHSLAQELSDLPKTYSTPEIRVDCPDEVKFDVVDKVKHSFKARGLETIDLDGVRVNFGDGNWALVRASNTQPTLVLRIEAKSQDKLDSIQEDVSKVLKDAGFTFDPNASGGH
- a CDS encoding GNAT family N-acetyltransferase, which codes for MIVPPPSERIRFAPLTLDYLDVMCDLHGDAEVMRHYPNVFTREETQQWIERSLARMERDGHSFYALESLETGEFLGQCGILLQEVEGVFEAEVGYLLMRKHWHKGYATEAARHCRDFARSRFCYKRVISLISPENIPSQNVAKRLGAGIEKRIIKWDLPHDVWLHV
- a CDS encoding OsmC family protein; translated protein: MSIRKATAVWSGTLKAGKGNMTTESGTLKNINYSFHDRFEDGKGTNPEELIAAAHAGCYAMALSGGIEKAGKVADSIEAVAHVTLDMVNGAPTVTKSHIVCTAKVPGMDATTFHEIAVETKGGCPISRLLMGSAEITLDAKLA